The following are encoded in a window of Cucurbita pepo subsp. pepo cultivar mu-cu-16 chromosome LG12, ASM280686v2, whole genome shotgun sequence genomic DNA:
- the LOC111806778 gene encoding protein TSS-like, giving the protein MAPRNTHAKPKPEKKKKKDDKVLPVVMDISVHLPHHTHLLLKGISTDKIIDVRRLLSVHTETCNITNFSLSHEVRGPRLKDSVDVSALKPCTLTLVEEDYDEELAAAHVRRLLDVVACTTCFGTLPSGKDQNGGKLDGNGRNLSGALDKNGKKSSNSAKSDGSTAKQDELEAEISHSCPKLGTFYDFFSLSHLTPPLQFIRRVTKKQVDGILPDDHLFSLEAKLCNGKVVRVESCRKGFFHVGKHRILSHNLVDLLRQLSRAFDNAYSDLIKTFSERNKFGNLPYGFRANTWLVPPVSAQSLSVFPPLPVEAETWGGNGGGLGRDGQSDLIPWASEFLFLASMPCKTAEERQIRDRRAFLLHSLFVDVAIFRAIKAIRHVIEMSKVDHLVSEDGVLFTERVGDLKVTVAKDIPDASCKVGTKIDGIQAIGMDQKNLVEKNLLKGITADENTAAHDTAVLGVINVRYCGYISIVKVEGKDNENVSSQYQSIELLDQPEGGANALNINSLRLLLHQTTPSERNKSLTHLQNMDQEELGEAQAFVEKLLKDSLAELENEEIQSNQFVRWELGACWIQHLQDQRNSEKDKKSSSEKAKNEMKVEGLGTPLKSLKNKKRQDMKTLKMQSGNDSSSSDGEVNNATSCETENEQNSNENELALRRKLSKEAFDRLKNLDTGLHCKSMQELIHLSQNYYVEVALPKLVSDFGSLELSPVDGRTLTDFMHTRGLQMRSLGHIVKLSEKLSHVQSLCIHEMIVRAFKHILRVVIAAVDIDKMAVSVAATLNLLLGVPESGESLRPCNAHSLVWRWLELFLMKRYEWDISSFNYRELRKFAILRGMCHKVGIELVPRDFDMDSSFPFQKSDVVSLVPVHKQAACSSADGRQLLESSKTALDKGKLEDAVTYGTKALAKLVAVCGPYHRMTAGAYSLLAVVLYHTGDFNQATIYQQKALDINERELGLDHPDTMKSYGDLAVFYYRLQHTELALKYVKRALYLLHLTCGPSHPNTAATYINVAMMEEGLGNVHVALRYLHKALKCNQRLLGPDHIQTAASYHAIAIALSLMEAYPLSVQHEQTTLQILRAKLGPDDLRTQDAAAWLEYFESKAFEQQEAARNGTRKPDASIACKGHLSVSDLLDYINPSHDAKERDAAAKRKNYIVKLKGRSDHSTSLAHGEESPQEISKEVSDEVTLALGPGDDPSTDEETTTPVEAQQPVTEEAAEERLKIEDGVTSELHPEGEDGWQPVQRPRSAGSYGRQLKQRRATSGKVFSYPKMNIDVDGESHKLKNNNPNSRLYVLKKRTISHGSYTDHHSMNSYQGSKFGRRIVKTLTYRVKSIPLSTETDTAVVPDTGDKVGSAVEPGRSSTPIDSSSLKNTIISLGKSPSYKEVAVAPPGTIAMLQVRVSQSDTTGAEEFVVEKHEEKSSEMKGISDISIVESSDFLKEEKQVENNDVTQAGQAVENNLSHMVSETLGGLQPCVVDVSGVVEDNVYVPNDSMSYPVGSSESRPSVEDLPNGFESDNFDSSLEPVEDLKDKSLVLSSGETQGLNNKKLSASAAPFNPSPVIMRTAPVAMNITIPAGPRAISPIAPWPVNMNIHPGPASVLPTINPLCSSPHQPYPSPPPTPGMMQSIPFMYPPYSQPQAIPTYTRPLSVPGYSQPVPTSTFPVTTSAFHPNPFTWQCSMNTNTSDCVPRAVWTGSHPPEFSVPSPVDPVSDFMKDLNVNSDDSLKVLPADIDRLGEARKENNSLASEGMVSENGGAEIGLESVEEKCHSNPCMVEISTVEPVQKSILNGNATSSRESVDGEKTFSILIRGRRNRKQTLRVPISLLNRPYGSQSFKVNYNRVVRGSDLPKFTSYSASKECTASAT; this is encoded by the exons ATGGCGCCCAGAAACACCCACGCCAAGCccaaaccagagaagaagaagaagaaggacgATAAGg TTCTTCCGGTTGTTATGGACATCTCCGTTCACCTTCCTCATCACACCCATCTTCTCCTAAAG GGGATATCTACAGACAAAATAATAGACGTTCGTCGCCTACTATCTGTCCATACTGAGACGTGCAATATTACCAATTTCTCCCTTTCTCATGAG GTAAGAGGGCCTCGTTTAAAGGATTCGGTGGACGTGTCCGCACTGAAGCCGTGCACCCTAACGTTAGTGGAAG AGGACTACGACGAAGAGCTTGCAGCGGCGCATGTCCGGAGACTGCTCGATGTCGTCGCTTGCACCACTTGTTTTGGAACGTTACCGTCGGGGAAGGATCAGAATGGCGGTAAGCTTGACGGCAATGGCAGGAACTTGTCCGGTGCGCTGGATAAGAACGGGAAAAAGTCTTCGAACTCCGCTAAGTCGGACGGCTCTACGGCCAAGCAAGACGAGTTGGAGGCCGAGATCAGCCATTCGTGCCCTAAGCTTGGAACGTTCTAcgattttttctctctctcccaccTGACGCCTCCTCTCCAAT TTATACGGAGAGTAACGAAGAAGCAGGTCGATGGGATTTTGCCAGATGACCATCTTTTCTCGCTTGAA GCAAAGCTTTGCAACGGGAAGGTTGTGCGCGTGGAATCTTGCAGGAAGGGGTTCTTTCATGTTGGAAAACACCGGATTTTGAGTCACAACCTGGTTGATTTGTTACGCCAGCTTAGTAGAGCCTTCGATAAC GCATATAGTGATCTCATCAAAACATTCTCAGAACGCAACAAG TTTGGAAATCTTCCTTACGGCTTTAGAGCCAACACATGGCTTGTTCCTCCTGTGTCAGCACAATCGCTATCAGTTTTCCCTCCTCTCCCTGTGGAGGCTGAAACTTGGGGAGGTAATGGAGGTGGTTTAGGAAGAGATGGTCAAAGTGACTTGATACCATGGGCCAGTGAGTTCCTATTTCTTGCATCAATGCCTTGCAAGACGGCAGAAGAAAGACAGATTCGAGATAGAAGGGCTTTTCTTCTGCACAGCCTTTTTGTTGATGTTGCCATTTTCAGAGCCATTAAAGCAATTCGACATGTTATTGAAATGTCAAAGGTCGACCATTTAGTTTCAGAGGATGGCGTTCTTTTTACCGAGAGGGTAGGGGATTTAAAAGTTACGGTTGCAAAGGATATTCCTGATGCAAGTTGCAAGGTAGGTACAAAAATCGATGGAATACAAGCCATTGGAATGGACCAAAAGAACCTGGTGGAAAAGAATTTATTGAAGGGGATCACTGCTGATGAAAATACTGCTGCCCAT GATACTGCAGTCCTAGGTGTCATAAATGTGAGATATTGTGGTTATATCTCCATAGTGAAAGTTGAGGGGAAAGATAACGAGAATGTTAGTTCTCAATATCAAAGCATTGAACTTCTTGACCAGCCTGAAGGTGGCGCCAATGCCCTTAACATCAACAG CTTGAGATTATTACTTCACCAAACTACACCTTCAGAGCGTAACAAGTCTCTCACACATTTGCAAAATATGGACCAAGAAGAGCTTGGTGAAGCCCAAGCTTTCGTAGAGAAACTGTTAAAAGATAGTCTTGCTGAGCTTGAAAACGAGGAGATACAATCTAATCAGTTTGTTAGATGGGAACTTGGAGCCTGTTGGATTCAACATTTGCAAGATCAAAGGAACTCAGAAAAAGATAAGAAATCTTCCAGTGAAAAGGCCAAGAATGAAATGAAGGTGGAGGGACTTGGGACACCTCTCAAATCTctaaagaataagaaaaggcAAGATATGAAAACTTTAAAGATGCAGTCTGGAAATGATTCCAGCAGTTCAGATGGTGAAGTCAACAATGCTACCTCATGTGAAACTGAAAACGAACAAAATTCAAACGAAAATGAATTAGCATTAAGGAGGAAGTTGTCCAAAGAGGCCTTTGATCGGCTGAAAAATCTGGACACTGGTTTGCATTGCAAG TCTATGCAAGAATTAATTCACTTGTCCCAGAATTATTACGTGGAAGTTGCTCTTCCAAAACTG GTATCAGATTTTGGTTCTTTGGAGCTTTCACCAGTTGATGGCCGTACTCTAACAGATTTCATGCACACAAGAGGTCTTCAGATGCGTTCACTGGGTCATATT GTCAAGCTTTCAGAAAAGCTCTCGCATGTGCAATCGCTTTGCATACATGAGATGATAGTACGGGCTTTTAAGCATATTCTTCGGGTTGTCATTGCTGCTGTTGACATTGATAAAATGGCTGTTTCTGTTGCTGCCACATTAAATTTGCTTCTTGGGGTTCCTGAAAGTGGTGAATCACTGAGGCCTTGCAATGCCCATTCCCTTGTCTGGAGATGGCTGGAGCTATTCTTAATGAAGCGATATGAATGGGACATAAGCAGCTTTAACTACAGAGAACTAAGAAAATTTGCAATTTTGCGTGGCATGTGTCACAAG gtgggTATTGAGCTGGTTCCACGAGATTTTGATATGGATTCTTCATTTCCGTTCCAAAAATCAGATGTTGTAAGCCTGGTCCCAGTGCATAAG CAAGCAGCATGTTCGTCCGCAGATGGAAGGCAGCTTTTAGAGTCTTCGAAAACAGCTTTAGATAAAGGAAAACTTGAAGATGCTGTAACCTACGGTACAAAG GCACTTGCAAAACTCGTTGCAGTTTGTGGTCCCTATCATCGCATGACTGCTGGAGCTTACAGCCTCCTTGCGGTAGTTTTGTATCACACTGGTGATTTCAATCAG GCTACTATTTACCAGCAAAAAGCTCTGGATATCAATGAGAGAGAATTGGGACTTGATCATCCAGATACAATGAAAAGTTATGGGGATTTAGCTGTTTTCTATTACCGACTTCAGCATACAGAGTTAGCTCTTAA GTATGTAAAACGTGCTCTCTATCTTTTACATCTCACTTGTGGTCCCTCTCATCCAAACACTGCTGCAACATACATCAATGTGGCTATGATGGAGGAAGGGCTTGGAAATGTGCATGTTGCCCTCAGATATCTCCACAAAGCTCTCAAGTGTAACCAAAGATTACTTGGCCCAGATCATATTCAG ACTGCAGCAAGTTACCATGCTATAGCCATCGCACTCTCACTTATGGAAGCGTACCCTTTAAGTGTTCAACATGAGCAGACAACCTTGCAAATTCTGCGAGCAAAGCTGGGCCCAGATGATCTACGCACTCAA GATGCTGCTGCTTGGCTAGAATACTTTGAGTCCAAAGCTTTTGAACAACAGGAAGCTGCAAGGAATGGTACTCGGAAGCCTGATGCATCAATAGCATGTAAAGGCCACTTAAG TGTATCAGATTTGCTGGACTATATTAATCCCAGTCATGATGCCAAAGAGAGGGATGCAGCAGCAAAGAGGAAAAACTATATTGTGAAG TTAAAGGGAAGATCTGACCATAGTACAAGCTTGGCACATGGCGAAGAATCTCCACAAGAGATCTCAAAAGAGGTTTCTGATGAAGTGACACTTGCACTTGGACCAGGAGATGATCCAAGTACAGATGAGGAGACTACCACACCAGTTGAAGCCCAGCAGCCTGTTACTGAGGAAGCTGCTGAGGAAAGGCTGAAAATAGAAGACGGTGTCACATCTGAACTCCACCCTGAAGGAGAAGATGGATGGCAACCAGTTCAAAGGCCAAGATCAGCTGGGTCATATGGGCGGCAGCTAAAGCAACGTCGAGCCACTTCTGGCAAGGTCTTTAGTTACCCGAAGATGAATATAGATGTTGACGGTGAATCTCATAAACTGAAGAACAATAATCCAAACAGTCGATTATACGtgttaaagaaaagaacaatatcccATGGAAGTTATACAGATCATCATTCTATGAACTCGTATCAAGGTTCCAAATTTGGTAGGAGAATAGTCAAAACTTTGACTTACAGGGTTAAGTCTATTCCCTTATCTACAGAAACTGATACAGCAGTGGTGCCTGACACTGGCGACAAGGTTGGGTCTGCAGTAGAACCTGGTAGATCCTCGACTCCAATCGATTCTAGCTCATTGAAGAATACAATAATCAGCCTTGGAAAATCACCTTCATACAAGGAAGTGGCTGTAGCCCCACCAGGTACTATTGCCATGTTGCAGGTCAGGGTATCTCAGAGTGATACGACTGGTGCTGAGGAGTTCGTAGTTGAGAAACATGAAGAAAAATCAAGTGAAATGAAGGGAATTTCTGATATTTCTATTGTGGAATCGTCAGATTTCTTGAAAGAGGAAAAACAAGTTGAGAATAATGACGTAACTCAGGCAGGACAGGCTGTGGAAAATAACCTTTCTCATATGGTATCTGAGACTTTGGGAGGACTTCAACCTTGTGTTGTTGATGTGAGTGGAGTTGTGGAGGACAATGTATATGTACCCAATGATAGTATGTCCTATCCTGTTGGATCTTCTGAAAGTAGACCCTCTGTGGAGGATCTACCAAACGGCTTTGAATCAGACAATTTTGACTCCTCCCTTGAACCAGTTGAGGATTTGAAGGACAAGTCGTTAGTTCTAAGTTCTGGCGAGACTCAAGGACtcaataataagaaattatcTGCTTCTGCAGCTCCATTTAACCCATCACCAGTTATCATGCGTACTGCACCTGTAGCCATGAACATAACAATTCCTGCTGGTCCCCGTGCCATTTCACCTATTGCACCTTGGCCAGTAAACATGAATATTCACCCAGGGCCTGCTTCAGTGTTGCCAACAATTAATCCATTATGCTCCTCTCCTCACCAACCATACCCATCCCCTCCACCAACTCCTGGCATGATgcaatccatccccttcatGTACCCTCCTTATTCCCAACCGCAGGCGATACCAACTTACACTCGGCCTTTATCTGTACCTGGTTATTCCCAACCAGTTCCAACCAGTACATTTCCTGTAACCACCAGTGCTTTTCATCCCAATCCTTTTACTTGGCAGTGTAGCATGAACACCAACACATCAGACTGTGTTCCACGCGCAGTTTGGACTGGCAGCCATCCACCAGAGTTTTCTGTTCCATCACCTGTCGATCCTGTTAGTGATTTCATGAAAGATTTGAATGTTAACTCTGATGATTCTTTGAAAGTTCTGCCAGCAGATATTGACAGACTAGGAGAAGCTAGAAAGGAGAATAATTCTCTGGCATCTGAGGGTATGGTTAGTGAAAATGGAGGTGCTGAGATTGGTTTGGAGAGTGTGGAAGAAAAGTGTCATTCAAATCCATGCATGGTTGAAATTTCAACTGTTGAACCCGTACAAAAATCCATTTTAAATGGAAATGCAACAAGTAGTAGAGAAAGTGTCGATGGTGAGAAAACCTTCAGCATTTTGATaaggggaagaagaaaccGGAAACAGACTCTCAGAGTGCCAATTAGTTTGCTAAATCGTCCCTACGGCTCACAGTCGTTCAAAGTAAACTATAACAGAGTGGTTAGAGGAAGTGATCTTCCCAAGTTTACCAGCTATTCAGCAAGCAAAGAATGTACAGCTAGTGCAACATAG